Genomic segment of Triticum aestivum cultivar Chinese Spring chromosome 6A, IWGSC CS RefSeq v2.1, whole genome shotgun sequence:
TGAACTGCACTGCTCCGGGATGCCTCGCTTATTGCAGACTTATAAAACATGGTGGAGGTTATCCTCACAGTATCATGTCCAAATGCCGTCACAACAGAACGGAGTGCTGCTGCCGAGACTAcaatcagccgccgccgccgccggcgtcgccGCCAAGAGATCTCGTGCTTGTGCACAACAACGCTGGTGCATGAAGTCGATGCATGTTTTGATGAACCTGCAGTCGGAGCATCCGATGAAAATCAAATAAATTTGTTTTAGCTTCATACATACTCCAAGCAAACAAATGTTGTACTTTGAACGACCATGTTCTGTTCGACACCTGATTAACAATACTTCCGTAGAACTTCCTCGTATGAAGTTAGTAGGCCTCTCGGGCTTCTCGCGGCCCGTGTTGCTCCCTGCCGGCAACGTTGGAGCGAAACCCTACCTACTGGCTAGGCTCCCCTCCACACCGGTCCCCAATCACAGCCGTTGGTCTACGCTGCCGAGCAAAGACCGCATGGCATTGGCTCGGCGCAAGGTGTGCGGCACTcccacccccaccctcatggcgtTGCCTCAGATGATAGGTGTGGAGTCACTGATCTTTTAGTTTCTGCTGCGATCATACCCAAGCCCTTATTTCCGGAGATGCTTTCGCTTCGACGTTTCACCACTTGGTTGAAAACGACCTATGGGCATTCGGGCTCTTGACGCGTGCATTTCTTTGGGATGTGGCGTGGTAGAAATTATGTGTGGCTGCAGACTCTCAATCAATATTTTCTTAACGTGGGTAGCGATCTTCTTGGTGCGGTTAGCCATTATAGGTGTTTGTGGGCCAGCACTGCTGTTGACTTGGGGGCCTAAGATTTCTTCGGATGTCTATGTGCGTTATTGGTCGCCGCCGCGTGATTGGTCGCCCGCGTGTACGTCTTCCCAGGATCCACGTGCAGTTATGGAGCAATCATACGCGAAATCTTAAATCATTCAGCCTCATTTGAATTTTGTACTTTTAGTCATGAATTTAGGATCTCAAACTTCGAAGCTCACAATCTTACAAAGCATGCACTCTCTCTTGGAGGTGGCCGCCATGTCTGGTTAGACCATCCCGGAGATCTTCTATCCGttcctgtaaacattgtgacgacttAATAAAGCTTTGCaagtttatttaaaaaaaagttgcGATCGCTGTCATAATCGGTGCCCCTTAATGCGTTTAGTCCAGAAAGCTGCCGCTGCATGAGGCTTCATGCATGGTCGGTTGCATGCATGAACGGCCTGCGGTGTTCTTTCTGCTGATGGCGCGTGACACGGTTTGTTGGGATGTTTGACCGCGTGACTCCGACGCCACCGCTCCACCATCGTACATGACTATAaagctctcctcctcctcctgtctcGCCTGGCCAGCCCTGCCCACCCCACCATCGAGCTCGGTTTCCCTGTCCGGCGTGGCCCCGTCTTGCTCTCCtggagcgacggcggcggcgtcgtccggTCGTCCACGTCCAATGTCCTTTTCTGCCGCGGCCCTTCCCATGCCGGCCTCGGACATAGCGACCAGGTCCTTTGcactggcgggcggcggcggctcgagccCAAGAGGACATCTCAAGAGACACAACCTTGGAGCGGCGCAGCGTGTCGCAGGCTCACAGCGCCGTGGCTCGGAACACGGCAACGATGGCGTGGTTGTGCTCGGTGGCGTTCAGGCCTTGAAGGTGAGGTAGCACGCGAGCGGCTCCTCGAGGCCCTCGCCGACGCCCGGATGTCGTCGTCCGCCGCGATCATCTCCGCCATGCTCGCCGGGAAGTCTGGGTCCCCCGACTCCTTTTCCATGACGAGGCTCTCCTACAGCCAGGGCCGGCGCCTCGCGCGTCGCCTCTAGCTTGTCATTTGGAAGATCACGCACTTGTGTGCCATGCTAATAAAAAGTACATGCTTTTGTTCCGCAGATCTAAATGTGATGAGAACCAACGATCAGCCAAACCCTCTGACATATCACAGAACCAAGACGGCGTCACTAGCTCTGCGACGGCCGTCGGCACGCACCGTCTCTTCCGTGCACAGTACGCATTAAATAAACCGCCGTACACGCACTGAAAAACTGCACGCGTCCAACATCCCGAAGTGAAGCAACGTCTCACGATTCAGTGAGCAGGCGAGCCCGTCCACGCCCATGAATTTTCGGTAGGTTGTTCTACTTTTATGTACCGTCGCCTGTGGAGGAACTTGCCTGGTTTAATCGTGTGAACTCttgtatattactccctccgtcccataatataagagagtTTTTGACACGCtcatatattatgggacagaggagtAGTATCTAAGATAAGCAGACATTAGTCAACGTGCATACCTCTAGCAATGGAAGTCACTTATGTTGATGCTTGCTTCTGTCATGTGTTAGGAGTCTATCAGTTTAATTACCATTGTTGTAATGACATGTTTAATGTTTTGTTATTGCCAGTTCATTTTGATGTACTGCTGATCCTGAGATGTCAGTTCATTTGATCACAAACATGTTTGCTTTCATGTGTACTACTGCTTGATGATTATTACACGAGAAACACTCACGCCAAATAATTAAGTCACACTACTACATGACCCTTTAACACCACCTCCGATGCTTTCAGCAACTTGAGAAGTGTCTCCTGCTTGGTGCATACAATTATATATATTTCAGTGGTGGCAAGTTTGTCCCCAATGATTTTGTATGGTTATTATTTTTAACCAGTTGGATTCCAGGAAAGCAAAACCAAAATACACAAAGGAGGCCGTTCTCGTTGGTACGACAAGTCAAAAGAGTGTTCTGCTTAAGAATTGAACATATAAACGACGCTGCGCTACCCGCCATTCTAGCACACCTGAGCGAAATAGCAATTTTTGACCGCTCGATGAATTTACTGTGCGTGTTTTTACCCTGGTGGCAGGCTGGCAGCTGGTCAGCCGCCGGTCGCTTTTGCACACGTAACCTCCTTCTTGAGCTGGATGACTGATGGGGTCGTTCGCCTATGGGAACAGGGAGCAGAGGCTGGATTCTCTCGGGGCTGTGTAGGCGACTGCTGAATGTGTGCAATGTATTTATTTGGTCCTGTGTTGTGTTTCGCTCATGTGCCGCAAAGAGTATTTAACTTGACAGAATCGTGGATTCGTTTTTGAAAGCAAGTCCAGTACTGGATCCTCAGTTAAAATTTCCCACGATTTACAGTATATATATCGTGGTTGTGTTTCGTTTCAGTTTAGAAATATAATTTTTATCTGGTGAATACCATATATTTAGATCATTAATACGTGATCGTGAAGCATTGATATTCACTTTATATGGAAAATATNNNNNNNNNNNNNNNNNNNNNNNNNNNNNNNNNNNNNNNNNNNNNNNNNNNNNNNNNNNNNNNNNNNNNNNNNNNNNNNNNNNNNNNNNNNNNNNNNNNNNNNNNNNNNNNNNNNNNNNNNNNNNNNNNNNNNNNNNNNNNNNNNNNNNNNNNNNNNNNNNNNNNNNNNNNNNNNNNNNNNNNNNNNNNNNNNNNNNNNNNNNNNNNNNNNNNNNNNNNNNNNNNNNNNNNNNNNNNNNNNNNNNNNNNNNNNNNNNNNNNNNNNNNNNNNNNNNNNNNNNNNNNNNNNNNNNNNNNNNNNNNNNNNNNNNNNNNNNNNNNNNNNNNNNNNNNNNNNNNNNNNNNNNNNNNNNNNNNNNNNNNNNNNNNNNNNNNNNNNTATGCcagtgtttttttttttgagaaaaactgCCAGCCGTTGGGATAAAGAGCAGGATTACAACCCATTCACGGCCTTGACCTAGTGGGCCTGTTGGCCAACCCATTCGATTTGGTTGCCTGCTGAGTACTTGACTGCAATTCAGCTACGCCCTCTACTATCTGAACTTCTTGAGGCATTTCAGCAACAGTAACTGCTTCAGACCCAGTGGGCCTGATGCATTAGTACTGATGACTGTCTAGTTCTGGATCAACCGTTGTAGTTTCTATTGATTTGAATTAGACAGAATTCTGTTTCATGTTTCGGATTTGCCACTTCTAGCTAAAAGTTGCCAAGCACTACGAAAAAAACATATCCATGATGATGcgcgtttgtcacagtaggtcacgttttctatcacgCATGTACATACATAATGATTTTACGACAGAATTAAGACAGTCATACCCTGCCTAATGCGGCATGCCCTAATGCAAACATTCCCAGTACAAAAGTCATGGTGAATTTCGGCCTCTCCCCACTCGATAGGGTTTCAGCCACCCCCGCGTGCCACCCTGCTCAACATTCATCACCCCGCCGGCACCATGCTCGTCTTCGGTGGCTTGAGCTATCACCACCCGAACTAGGCTCTCTGCATCTTCccgagttcatttgtagtgcttttgaatttcagggtcatttagtgatacctccattttgcatcatacttttatatcgatatttattgcattatgagctgttatttcacattatgtcacaatacttatggctattctctcttattttacaaggtttacacaaggagggagaatgatggcagctggaattctgggctggaaaaggagcaaatattagagacctattctgcacaactccaaaagtcctgaaactccacgggataccttataataaataatgaaaaatcctcgccaaagatgaagaccaggggggccacaccctgttcacgagggtgggccccccccctcctaaggcgcgccccctatctcgtgggccccttggtggctctccgatgaccatcttctcctatatgaagtctttcgtcgagaaaaaaaataggaagcaacctttcgggacgaaactccgccgccacgaggtggaaccttggcggatccaatcaagagcttcggcagagctgttctgccggggaaacttccctcccggaggaggaaatcatcgccaccatcatcaccaacgctcctctcatcgggagagggcaatctccatcaacatcttcatcagcaccatctcatctcaaaatcctagttcatctcttgtacccaattcttgtctccaagtccgggatcggttctagtaggttgctagtagtgttaattactccttgtagttgatgctagttggtttaattggtggaagatcatatgttcagatcctatatgcatattaatacccctctgattatgaacatgtttatgctttgtgagtagttaggtttgttcctgaggacaagggagaagtcttgctattagtagtcatgtgaatttggtattcgttcgatattttgataagatgtatgttgtctagcctcagctttctgataacaatcgcaccatgcttgatacttcttgtgctggctcttctATGATAAAGACTATTGtactcaaatgggatttattggatagaattaaacgcaactatgaagattgggacctcgacaatggtaatgagtcaggtatgacacctaagtttgattgtgttaaatcttttatggataccgatattttccgtaagtttagcactaaatatggacttgattctgagatagtagcttctttctgtgaatcttttggtacttatgttgatctccctaaggagaagtggtttaaatatcatcctcccatagaagtaaaagtagttgcacctattaaagttgaagaaaagactatcacttataatgatcctattgttcctacttcttatgttgagaaaccacctttccctgttagaataaaggatcatgctaaagcttcaactgtgcttcgtaaaagcaatattaaaacatatacacctcctgagcaagttaaagttgaacctaatattgctattgttaaagagctcttgtctgataatattgatgggcatgttattcagttctgcggtgaaactgctagattgctaaaccttgtgttaatgataaacatagacctgtggtaggcgtgcctattatttctgttaaaataggagatcattgttatcatggcttatgtgatatgggtgctagtgctagtgttataccttatgacttgtataagaAATCgagcatgacattgcacctgctgagatagaagatattgatgtcacaattaaacttgctaatagagatactatttcagcaatgggaattgaaagagatgttgaagccttgtgcgggaaaactaaatatcctgctgattttcttgttcttagttccccacaagatagcttttgtcccattatatttggtagacccttcttgaatacagttaatgctaggatagaccgcGAAAAGAATGTTATTACTATtagcttggatgatatgactcatgaatttaatttctctaaatttagtaaacaacaccgtgcagaagaattgcctagtaaggatgaaattattggtcttgcttctattgccgtacctcctagtgatcctttagaacaatatttgctagaccatgagaatgatatgtttatgaatgaaagaagggaaatagatgaagtattctttaaacaggaacctatgctgaaacacaatttgcctgttgaaatcctaggggatcctccaccacctaagggtgatcctgtgtttgagcttaaaccgttgcctgataatcttaaatatgctgttattattagtgctaccctttcagagcatgaagaagaaagattattgaaaactctgtagaagcaccgtgctgctattggatatactcttgatgatcttaagggcattagtcccactctatgtcaacataaaataaatttggaagtagatgccaaaccagttcgtgatcctcaacgatgtctgaatcctaaaatgaaagaagtggtaagaaaagaaatactaaagcttctggaggcaagtataatttatcccgttgctgatagtcagtgcgtaagtcctattcattgtgtccctaagaagggaggtattactgttgttcctaatgataaagatgaattgatttcacaaagaattattacaggttataggatggtaattgatttccgcaaattaaataaggctactaagaaagatcattaccccttaccttagaaagattatgcaaacatacacattactgctttctagatggttattctggtttctctcaaatacctgtgtcggctaaagatcaatcaaagactacttttacatgcccttttggtacttttgcttatagacgtatgccttttggtttatgtaatgcacctgctacctttcaaagatgcatgaaggctatattctctgacttttgtgaaaagatttgtgaggttttcatggacgacttttccgtctatggctcttcttttgatgattgcttgagcaatcttgatcgagttttgcagagatgtgaagaaactaatcttgtcttgaattgggaaaagtgccactttatggtaaatgaaggtattgtgtgggggcataaagtttctgaaagaggtattgaagttgataaagccaaggttgatgctattgaaaagatgccatgtcctaaggacatcaaaggtataagaagtttccttggtcacgccggattttataggaggttcattaaggacttctcaaaaatttctcggcctctgactaatttattacaaaaagatataccatttgtctttgatgatgattgtgtagaagcatttgaaatacttaagaaagcattagtctctgcacctattgttcggccacccgattggaatttaccctttgaaattatgtgtgatgctagtgattatgctataggtgttgttctagggcaaagagttgataaaaatttaaatgttatccattatgctagtaagactctagacaatgctcaaagaaattatgctactactgaaaaataacttttagcagttgtatttgcttgtgataagttcagaccttatattgttgattctaaagtaactatccacactgatcatgctgctattaaatatcttatggagaagaaagatgctaaacctagacttattagatgggttctcttgctacaagaatttgatttgcatattgttgatagaaaaggagctgagaaccccgttgcagacaacttatctaggttagagaatgttctttatgacccactacctattgatgatagctttcctgatgaacaattaaatgtcataagtacttctcgtagtaccccttggtatgctgattatgctaattacataggtgctaaatttataccacctagcttcagataccaacaaaagaaaaagttcttctatgagacattactttcgggatgacccacatctttataaagaatgagtagatggtgttattagacgttttgtacatgagcatgaacaggaacagatcctacgcaagtgccactccgaaacttatggaggacaccacgcgggagatagaactgcacataaggtattgcaatctcgtttttattggcctactctcttcaaggatgcccgtaagtttgtcctatccattgatgaatgtcaaagaattggtaatattagtagacgtcaagaaatgcctatgaactattcacttgttattgaaccatttgatgtttagggctttgattatatgggaccttttcctgcctctaatggatatacacatatttgattacgttactaagtgggtagaagctattccaactagtagtgctgatcataacacttctattaaaatgcttaaagaagttatttttccgaggtttggagtccctagatatttaatgactgatggtggttctcattttattcatggtgctttcaataaaatgcttgctaaatatgacgtcaatcatagaattgcatctctgtatcacccacagtctagtggtcaagtagaattgagtaatagagaactcaaattaattttgtaaaagactgtcaatagatctagaaagaattgctccaagaaacttgatgatgcattatgggcctatataactgcatataaaaatcctatgggtatgtctccgtataaaatggtatatggaaaagcatgtcacttacctctcaaactagaacataaggcttattgggctattaaatagctcaattatgatttcaaacttgccggtgaaaagaggttatttgatattagctcacttgatgaatggagaacccaagcttatgaaaatgcgaagTTGTTTAAAgagaaggttaaaagatggcatgacaaaaggatacaaaagcgtgagtttaatgtaggtgattacgtattgctatacaactctcgtttaagattttttgcaggaaaaccactctctaaatgggaaggcccctatgttatcgaggaggtctatcgctccggtgccataaaaatcaacaactttgaaggcacaaatccgaaggtggtaaatggtcagagaattaaacattatatctcaagtaatcccataaatgttgaaaccgatattgttgaaaccataaccccggaggaatacataagggacactttccagaacgtttcagactccgaaaaggaataggtatgtggtatgataggtaaaccgactccaaaacaatttttaaggcaacatttctccgttttggaatatttagaaaaatagaaaattaagtagcagtccgggaaggacacgagggccccacgagggtggagggcgcgccctacccccctgggcacgcccctacctcgtgagctcctcgtgtgccttccggactctgttttcttgcacgatacgtattttggtcggtaaaaattcattatataatctcccgggggttttgactcccgtatcacacaaaaatctcctgtttttgttttgagctgtttttctgacagatctagattatcatgacgtccccaagtgcttccaaggacaagttcttcgagaagatcatcaacccttacctcgcggaggtgctgcgacaccctcaaaccattgagatgcgtgatgggttgctgcacatccgcgatgttgagggaccaaagggaaccggaagcgtggagatgaggcttgaagcaatggagcaacaaattttcaagtgtcaggggatggtggaccgtggaatcaacgctagccacacgatgctcgcggagttcagtAACAACTACAAGTCGGATGCCAGGAACACCGAGGAGGCCAccttcaagctatatgagaagatcgagcacctccaagcccaaatctatgacctgcaaaaccaaaactgtgagtatgaatttAGATTCAAaggaatgagtttggctgcagattcgaggatttcGGAGactgatcatccttctatgatggtgaacctatgccttggaagatggatgacaagcctgcatcatcaacaacacctccaccttcttcaccaaccaaggagatataataacatgggtatgggcactccccttggcaatcgccaagcttgggggaggtgccccggtatcgtatcacaatcacaactcctatctttaccgttttccttagtttgatcttattagtagtattttgatctagtagaataaagtttatggcatgatctagttttaagtttgctttatgatctctctatataatcgagtccgtgagctatgtaataaagattagtgttgagtcaagggcttgattttcttgctatgatcttgggtgaataaaagaaaagagaaaaagaaaaaaagaaaaaaaaagttcatattgatcttattaatagtaatgacttcacatagaaagagtgtgattattaaaagttgttgggagttggcagacatagctttggtcatcattgcaattaataggaagtaataaggaaagagaggtttcacatataaatatactattattgacatcttttatgattgggaacactcatcaaaatatgacatgctaaagagttgatgttggacaaggaagacaacgtaatgggttatgttttcttatatctgagataaagtatgttgtcatggatcatccaacatgttgagattgcctttccccctcatgctagccaaattctcagcaccaagtagagatactacttgtgcttccaaatacccttaaaccagttttgccatgagagtccaccatatctacctatggattgaataagacccttcaagtaagttgtcattggtgcaaagcaataaaaattgctctctaaatatgtatgattgattggtgtgggagaaataagctttataagatcttgtgatgtggaagtaataaaagcgacggactgcataataaaggttcatatcacaaggggcaatataaagtgacattctttcgcattaagattttgtacatccaaccataaaagcgcatggcaacctctgcttccctctgcgaagggcctatcttttattattatcttctaccttatgcaagagtcatggtgatcttcacctttcatttttacattttatccttaggcaagcacagtgtgttggaaaagatcctgatagatatatctaattggatgtaggggggcatgagttattattgttgacattaccctcgaggtaacaggttgtggggcgaaactataagcccttatctttctctatgtccgattaaaactctgtaaccacatgtattgcgcgagtgttagcaattatgaaggactagatgatagttgagtatgtggacttgctttttagctctgacatagactctttctgatgttatgataaatggcaattccttcaatgactgagattatagtttgttggttctcaataaggtttctgattcatacttttgctttgtgaatagatcatcacttgaacataagtaaccatatgacaatatctatgtatgttgctgttatgagaataatcatgatgccctcatgtccatattttatttttatcgacgcctctacctctaaacatgggaacatatttattgttatcggctttcgcttgaggacaagcaaggtctaagcttgggggagttgatacgtccattttgcatcatgcttttatattaatatttattgcattatgggctgttatttcacattatgtcacaatacttatggctattctctcttattttacaaggtttacataaggagggagaatgccggcagctggaattctgggctggaaaaggagcaaatattagagtcctattctgcacaactctaagagtcctgaaactccacgagataccttataataaataatgaaaaatcctcgccaaagatgaagaccagggggcccacaccctgctcacgagggtggggggtgcccccccccccttggggcgtgcacccctgcctcgtgggccccctggtggctctccgatgaccatcttctcctatatgaagtctttcgtcgagaaaaaaataggaagcaacctttcgggagaaaactccgccgccacgtggcggaaccttggcggatccaatctagagctccggcagagctgttatgccggggaaatttccctcccggagggggaaatcatcgccaccgtcatcaccaacgctcctctcatcgggagagggcaatctccatcaacatcttcatcagcaccatctcatctcaaaaccatagttcatctcttgtatccaattcttgtctccaagtccgggattggtgctagtaggttgctagtagtgttaattactccttgtagttgatgctagttggtttaattggtggaagatcatatgttcagatcctatatgcatattaatacccctctgattatgaacatgtttatcctttgtgagtagttacgtttgttcctgaggacaagggagatgtcttgctattagtagtcatgtgaatttggtatccgttcgatattttgataagatgtatgttgtctagcctctagtggtgttatgtgaacgtcgactacataacacttcaccattatttgggcctataggaaggcattgggaagtaataagtagatgatgggttgctagagtgacagaagcttaaaccctagtttatgcgttgcttcgtaaggggctgatttggatccatatgtttcatggtatggttaggtttacctaaaTACTTTtgctgtagttgcggatgcttgcaatagaggttaatcataagtgggatgcttgttcaagtaagaacagcacccaagcaccggtccccccacatgtcaaattatcaaagtatcgaacgcgaatcatatgaacgtgatgaaaacctgcttgacgatattcccatgtgtcctcgggagcgcttttccttatataagagtttgtctaggcttgtacttttctacaaaaaggattgggccaccttgctgcactttatttacttttgttacttgttgctcgttccaaattatcttatcgcaaaactatctgttaccaattatttcagtacttgcagagaataccttgctgaaaaccgtttatcatttccttctgctcctcgttgggttcgacactcttacttatcgaaaggactacgatagatcccctatacttgtgggtcatcatttagCTCCAAAAAATAGCAAATTAAGTCCTACATAATGCATGAAATATATTTTTGGACATAATATTTATTCGGGtttcaaatgtcaaaacacataagtaccctaactattagaaagattccctccggtttgtCCGAAGTGGGACTTTCCAGTTATATCTCGTGAGTGGTGACGGTGATGAAGTTGAAGCCGGTCACATCCCAGAGTGAGATCTTGgggtataaaactttttcttcgcatgtgtccctttgc
This window contains:
- the LOC123131530 gene encoding uncharacterized protein, with protein sequence MALARRKVCGTPTPTLMALPQMIALLLLLSRLASPAHPTIELGFPVRRGPVLLSWSDGGGVVRSSTSNVLFCRGPSHAGLGHSDQVLCTGGRRRLEPKRTSQETQPWSGAACRRLTAPWLGTRQRWRGCARWRSGLEGEVARERLLEALADARMSSSAAIISAMLAGKSKCDENQRSAKPSDISQNQDGVTSSATAVGTHRLFRAQYALNKPPYTH